The genomic stretch GCGCCGCCCAGCAAGGATCCGCCCCGCATGTCCAAGGTCCGTGTCGTCTGTGCCCATGACTGTCCCGACATGTGCTCGCTGGTCGCGGAGGTCGAGAATGGCCGTGTCCTGCGCATCCAGGGCGATGCGGACGAGGCCTGGACCGCCGGATTCGCCTGCGCGAAGGTCACGCGGGACACCGAGACGGTGCATTCGCCCGACCGGCTGCGCACGCCCCTGCGCCGCTCGGGGCCGAAAGGCAGCGGCCGGTTCGAACCCATCACCTGGGATGCGGCGCTGGACGAGATCACCGCCCGCTGGAAGGCCATCATCGCCGAGAGCGGGCCGGAGGCGATCCTCGGCTATGCCTATTCGGCCCATCAGGGGCACATGAACCGGCGGCTGGTGAGCGGGCTGTTCCATGCGCTTGGCACGTCCCGCCTGCAGGCCGGCACGGTCTGCGACACCTGCTGCGAGACCGCCTGGGACATGACCTGCGGCCCGGTCGGCGGCACCGACCCGGAATCCGTGGTCCATTCCGACCTGGTGATCGCCTGGGGCTGCGACCTGATGGCGGTGAACGTGCATTTCTGGGCGCTGCTCGAGAAGGTGCGGAAGTCCGGCGTGCAACTGGTGGTGATCGACCCGCGGCGCAGCCAGACCGCGGCGCGGGCGGATTGGCATTTGCCCATCCGCATCGGCACGGATGCGGCGCTGGCCTGCGGGATCGCGCATATCCTGTTGCGGGACGGGCTGCTGGACCGCGACTACATCGCCGCGCATACGCTTGGTTTTGAACGATGGTCGACGGAAGTCCTGCCGAACTTCCCGCCGGACCGCGTGGCCTCCATCACCGGGCTGTCGGTCGCCGATGTGGAACGGCTTGCGGCCATGTACGGCGCGGCAAAGGCGTCGCTGATCCGCCTCGGCGAGGGCATGACGCGCCTCGCGAAGGGCGGCCAGGCGTTGCGCGCGGTCGCGACGCTGCCGGCGCTGACCGGTGCCTATGGCCGGGCAGGGGGCGGGGCATTGCTGCTCGCGGCCGGGTCGATGGATTTCCAGTTCGGCGTGCTGAACCGCCCCTCCGGCCCGGCCAGCGCGCGGATGGTGAACCACCTGGCGCTCGGCGAGGCGCTGGAGGAGATGCGCGACCCGCCGCTGCGCGCCCTGTTCATCGCCGCCAACAACCCGGCCGTGACAAATCCGGACGTGAACCGCCTGCGCCGCGGGCTGGCGCGCGAGGACCTGTTCACCGTGGTGCACGACCCTTTCCTGACCGACACCGCGCGCTACGCCGATATCGTGCTGCCGGCCACCACCTATCTGGAAACAGAGGATTTCTACCGCTCCTACGGCACCTACCGGATGCAATACGCGCCGGCCGCCGTGCCGCCGCAGCACGAAGCCCGGTCGAATTTTCACCTGGCGCAGGACCTCGGCCGGCGGATGGGGCTGACGGACCGCGCCTTCAGCGCCGCCCCACGCGACCTGGTTCCGGAGTTCTTCAAGGGCGCCACCGGCATCATCGCGGCGGTGGACCCGGCGCGGGTCTTCGAAGGCCCGGTGAAGGTCGCGCCGCCGGCCGCGCAGGAGTTCCGCACGCCCTCCGGCCGGCTCGAGATCTATTCCGAAACGCTGGACCGTCAGGGCGTCCCGCCGATGCCGACCTGGGAGGAAGACCCGGTCGAGGCCGCCGACGCCGCCCGTTGGCCGCTGCGCCTGCTGACCGCGCCGGGGTATTTCCAGGCGC from Roseomonas fluvialis encodes the following:
- a CDS encoding molybdopterin-containing oxidoreductase family protein, whose product is MSKVRVVCAHDCPDMCSLVAEVENGRVLRIQGDADEAWTAGFACAKVTRDTETVHSPDRLRTPLRRSGPKGSGRFEPITWDAALDEITARWKAIIAESGPEAILGYAYSAHQGHMNRRLVSGLFHALGTSRLQAGTVCDTCCETAWDMTCGPVGGTDPESVVHSDLVIAWGCDLMAVNVHFWALLEKVRKSGVQLVVIDPRRSQTAARADWHLPIRIGTDAALACGIAHILLRDGLLDRDYIAAHTLGFERWSTEVLPNFPPDRVASITGLSVADVERLAAMYGAAKASLIRLGEGMTRLAKGGQALRAVATLPALTGAYGRAGGGALLLAAGSMDFQFGVLNRPSGPASARMVNHLALGEALEEMRDPPLRALFIAANNPAVTNPDVNRLRRGLAREDLFTVVHDPFLTDTARYADIVLPATTYLETEDFYRSYGTYRMQYAPAAVPPQHEARSNFHLAQDLGRRMGLTDRAFSAAPRDLVPEFFKGATGIIAAVDPARVFEGPVKVAPPAAQEFRTPSGRLEIYSETLDRQGVPPMPTWEEDPVEAADAARWPLRLLTAPGYFQAHTAYAASPFLRKREGEPCAILHPEEATRRGLAEGDKVLLFNDRGKVGLVLRVSDEVRPGVVLVPGQRPDGEAVSGTVNMLCDERRTDMGEGACYQSTFLDVAAWQDAA